The Deltaproteobacteria bacterium genome includes the window GCAAAAGACTTCATCAGATTAAACTTCTTGAACATGGCCATGGCCCGGAGTTCATCCTTGATCCGCCACCCATCCCCCGTGGAAAGAAAATATCTGTTCAGGACGGACGCGGGCAACCCGCGCTCGATTTCGAATTTATTGTACTTCCCGTTACTGGCCTTGGACACGGCATCATCGGAAATATCTGTGCCCAGGATGGAGATCTGGTACCCGTTCAAATTTCCCAGGGCCTCGCGCAACGCGATGGCGATGCTGTAGACCTCCTGGCCGGTGGAACACGCCGCGCTCCAGATACGCAGGGGCACGGGCCGTCCTGGAAACGCCTTGGACCTGGCGTCGATGAGGTCCGGCAGAATCTTGTGCTTGAAAACTTCAAAAGGCGTGGCGTCGCGGAAAAAAAGCGTCTCGTTGGTGGTGATGGCATCGATGATTTCCTTTTCCACATTACCGCCACGGTCGGCCTTGGCCGTGGCATGCAGATCCAGATAGGTGGCACAGCCATGCTTCTGCATCAGGTGCTTAAGCCTGGTTTCCAGCAAATAGGCCTTGCTGGCATCCAGGGAGACTCCAGAAATGGAATGGATATACTGGGTAAGGACCCTGATCTCGTCCGCGGAAATGGAACTCATGCTGCCGTCCGTGGGTTTGGGGGTTAGGCCTACCGCACCGTGCGGACGATCTCCGAGGCAATCATCCCCAGCGGACTGATCACGTCGACCACCCCGGCCTCGATGGCGGTCTTGGGCATGCCATAAACCACGCATGATTCCTCGTCCTGACCGATGGTGACGGCCCCAAAGCTCTTCAGGACACGCAACCCAAGGGCGCCATCGCCGCCCATTCCAGTCATGATCACGCCGGTGCTCAACGCTCCGTACTCCCGGGCCACGGACCGGAACATATAATCAGCGGCCGGCTTGCAGTTGTTTTCGGGTGGATCGTCGGTAATCTGAATGATCTTATTGCCGCCCACTCCGGACGCAACCTTCATCTGCTTGCCGCCGGGCGCGATGTAAATCACATCGGGCAGCACCGCTTCGTTGTGTTCGGCTTCACAGACCTCGTACTGGCACTTGGCGTTGAGGCTCTCGGCCAAGGATTTCGTGAACAACGGCGGCATGTGTTGAACCACGAAGATGGGCACCCCAAGCCTGGGCAGTTTGGGCAGCATGGTGGCCAGGGCATTGGGACCGCCCGTGGAAATTCCAATGGCCACGGCCTTGGACTTGCCGGTCCGGCGGGACGGCGCGATGGCCGGAGCGGGCTTCACGGGCGGCGCGGTCGCGGCCACCCGCGAGCGTTGGCGCAACAGGGTCTTGAGCTCCAACCGCTTTTCGAAGGCCTTGATCCTGGGCAAAAGCGCATTCCGCAGGTACTGCACGTTTTCCTGTTTGGCCTCCGCGTCCGGCTTGGCGATAAAATCAAAGGCCCCCAGCTCCAACGCCTTCATGGTGATGTCGCTGCCGCGCTTGGTCAATGTGGACAACATGATCACACCGATGTCGGGGTACTCCTTCTGCATCGCCTCCAGTGTCTCCAACCCGTTCATGATGGGCATTTCGACGTCCAGGGTGATCAAATCCGGTTTCAGCGTGGCCATCCGACTCAAGGCTATCTTGCCATTGTTGGCCGTGCCCACGACATCCACTCCGGGGATGGCGGCTAAAATGTCCCCCACGACCTTGCGGTACATGATCGTGTCATCGACAACCAAAACACGAAGATTCATCTGTTCTCCAAACGCCGCGTAACCTGGACGCGACGGCTTGCGCCTATTTCAATCAACGCGGCGCGAGTTTCAAAAACGATCCCGTCGGCCTTGCCGCTCTCCCGCCAGACCCACGCCGAGCGACAATAGCCACCAATGCGGCAAGTCGGCCCCTCGCTCCCGGTTTTGCCACGGCAGTCGGGGCCAACCCGTGGCGCTCGGGCCAGCGCCCCTGACTACAGGGAATCGTCGGCCAGCACTTCCTCGACATCGAGGATGGCGACCAAATCCTTGGCCGCCTTGAACACACCCTGGAAATACTTGCCCTTGACGCCCTTGATATTGGATGGCGTGGGCTCCACCTCTTCCCACTTGGCCGTGACCACGTCCGTGATCCTGTCCACCAGCAATCCAATGTTTTCATCCCTGGAATTGACAATGATAATACGGCTGTTTTCGGTCATTTTCGACGGCGCCAGGCCCAATTTTCGTCCCAGATCGATGATGGTCACGATCCGGCCGCGCAGGTTCATGATCCCAAGAACATATTCCGGGGCCTGGGGAACCTTGGTCATCTCCATCTGCTTGTTCATTTCCTGGATGACATTGATGTCGATTCCGCACAGTGCCGATCCAACAAAAAAACACGACAGCTGCACAGGGCCTTTTTTATCCGTGGCGTTTGGCTTCATCGCATTCTCCCCTAGCTCGCGTAGCGTTGCAGACAGTCGTAAATGGTTTGCAGCAGACGTTCCTTATCCAGCTTGATCTGGTACTCGTCGATCCCCACTGCCTTGCCCTTGGCCACGTCCTCGTCCCCGGCCAGGGAGGTCAGGGCCACGATGGGTGTATGCACGAAACGTCCATCCTGACGCACAAGCCGGGACAGCTCGAAGCCATCCATGTTGGGCATTTCGATGTCGGTCACGATCAGGTCGAAGCGGTCCGGATCGGCGTCGAGCATCTCCCAGGCCAGGACACCGTCGGCGGCGACTTCCACCGTGTACCCGTCATCCTCGATGAATTTCTTGACCTGATTGCGGAAAAAATCCGAATCCTCGACCAGAAGCAGATGCGGCACGCCCACATCACCGGCGTCATCGGGAATTTCAATGCCGCCACGGGTGGCGAACCATTCCGGCTGCACGGTTTCGATCAGCTCGAATATATCCACGATCAGCGTGGTGCTCCCATTGATGACCGCCGAACCCGAAATGCCCGGCTGCTTCAGGGTGAAGGTGTCGATGGACACCCGCACTTCCACCGCGTCCACGGGCGGAGTGGCCAGCAGGCCGATCTCGTGTCCGGCCATGACAAAGACAATGACAACCAGCTCGCCGGTCAATTCGAGCATGGCGACGTTGGTGGCCTGATCCAGGGAAAAAACGGGCAGGGTTCCGCCCCGGTATTTGATGACCCGCCGGCCACCGACTTCCTCGATCTCCTGGGCGTCGATGAGTTCGACCCGCGCCACCAGATCAAGGGGCACGGCGCAATGCTCGTGCGGGGTGTTCCGGAACATGAACAAGGAATGCTTGTCCTGGGTAGCCGTGGTCTCGGCATCCTTGGGCACCTGGACCGCGCGTTCCCGCGTCGCGGTGGCGCTCAAGTCGCCCAACCGCCCCAACCCGGCAACGTCAAGGATGAGGGCCACATGCCCGTCGCCCATGATGGTCGCCCCGGCATAGCCCTGGCAATCCTTGAAATGCCGGCCCAGGGGCTTGACCACGATCTCCACCGAATCATGCAACTGATCCACCACTAGGCCATACCTGAACTGGCCGGCGGAAACCACGACCAGATTCACATCCGCCAAGCCTCCCTCGATCTGGTCGGAGGCAATGTCCTCGCGCAGATACCTGGATACCAATTCCGACGTCGATCCGGACTCGACGCCCAGCCCCAAGACCTTGGTCAGGTACACCAGCGGAATCAATTCGCCACGCAGCAGCAGCACTTCGGCGTCCCCGACCATTTCAAGCCGCTCCCGAATCTGCGCCACGGGAATGCGCAACAATTCGTCCACGTTGACCTGGGGAATGGCGAAACGCTCCTCGCTCACGGAAACAAGCAAACTCGGAATGATGGCCAGGGTCAGGGGCAGCTTGATACGGATGGTCGTGCCCTTGCCACGGGCGGTTTCAATGTCGACCTGACCGCCAAGCTGGTCCAGATTGGACTTGACCACGTCCATGCCCACGCCGCGTCCGGAAACGTCGGTCACCTTGTCGGCGGTGGACAGGCCTGGCAGAAAAATCAGATTGGCCCGATCCTTGTCGGTCATGCCCTTGGCTTGGTCCTGGGTGATGAGCCCCTTGGACAGGGCCTTGTCCACGATTTTGTCCGTATTCAGTCCCTGACCGTCGTCGACGATCTCGATGATGACCTGACCGGCTTCATGGTAGGCCTTGAGAATGATGGTGCCGGTCGAGGGCTTGCCAGCGGCGGCACGCACATCCGGCAATTCGATGCCGTGATCGGCCGAGTTGCGCACCAGATGGGTCAGGGGGTCGCCCAGCCCCTCGATGATGGTCTTGTCCAGCTCGACATCGTTGCCTTCCAGTTGCAGATCGATTTCCTTGCCCAAATTCCGCGCCAAATCCCGGACCACACGAGGAAATTTATTGAAAATATTGCCCACTGTCTGCATGCGGGTGAGCATGATCGTTTCCTGCAATTCCGAAGTGACCAGATCGATCCGCTGGCCCGCGACCTCGATTTGATGGATGGCATTGGAGGAAATGGCCTGCATGAGCTGGTTGCGGCTCAATACCAGCTCGCCGGCCAGATTCATCAAATCTTCCAGCAAACTGACATGGACGCGCAGGGTTTCGGGCTGGGACAGACTCGTCTTGGCCGCCTTGGTTTCGACCTTGGGCGAAACGTCGTCGTCCCCGGGCTCGGATTTCCGGGGCGTGACCGCCTTGGGCCGGGGTTCCGGCGTCGGCTCCGGCTTGGACCCCGAGGCGGCAATGGGCTCGGAACGCCCAACGTTTGCATCCCCGGCCGGCGGCGTTTCGGTCGCGGTCATGGCCACGCCGCTCAAAAGCTCGGACACCAAGGCGTCGGTACGATCCTCGTTCGGAGCCTCCGGCGTCGAGGCCAGGAGTTCCCGGGCGAAATCAGGAGCGTCCTCGACATCGATGGCCGTGGGAGGGTCGATCCGCAATGGCGTGATGAACTCGCTGTCCAGATCGATGAGGGCCGGCATGATGTCCTCTTCGATGATGGACCCAAACAACACGAAAAACGGAATGCGGTTGGAAAAAATCCCGTCCTCGAGAGTGCCCACGGCGTCCATGTCCACTTTCAAATCAAGCACCACGCCGCTGGCTTCCATGTTCCTGAGCAGTTCGAGCGGATTCTTGTTCTTGCCGTGGACATCGTGGATGAGATCGAACTCCAGGAGGTACAAGTTTTTCCCGCCCTTGCGGTTTTGGAGCAGATCAAATTCCGGGACCGTGAACACGGTCCGTCCGCTTGTGGTCCGGATGTCCACCGTGCGATCCACGGAGCTTTTTTCCGCCGGGCGCAGGTTGGCCGAGGTGACCCCGGTCAGCGCCGTGATATGGTCGTCGATAAACGCGTCGTTGCTCTCGGCCACGTTGAGGATCATGTCGCGCAGCTTGTCGAAGGCCAGCAGGACGATGTTGACCACCTCCGGCTCCGGAACCAATTCCCGGTTACGGATCATGTCCAGAACATTCTCGATCTTGTGCCCCAAATCCTTGATCTTGGTCAGGCCCAGAAATCCGGCTCCACCCTTGATGGAATGCGCGGCGCGAAAAACCTTGTTCACCAGCTCTTCGTCAATGTCGGCGCCAGCCTGTTCAATCGTGAGCAGGTCGTTTTCGATATCTCCGAGATGTTCCGAGGCTTCCTCCACGTACATTTGGAGAGTTTCGTCATCCATCATCATTTCGCACACTCCATGTAGGTTGCAATTCAGAGACGAAAAACCCTTCGAATCATTCGCTCATTTGAAAATGCTGGTCAAGGCGCATGGATCGGAACAGCTTGGATATATTGTCGGTGGAATTCAATACCACGAGCTTGCCCCCGTTCTTGCGCATCGAGTTGTGGATGGCGATGAGCAAACCGATGCCAATCGAATCCATCATCTCCACGCCGGCCATGTCCAGACGAATCTCGCGAGGTTCCCTGGCCAACACGTCCGCCAGTTCCTGCTTGAACCCCGGCACCATGGTCGAAACGATATCCTGGCCCGGCCTGACAATAATCGCGTTCCCTTCTTGCTGTATTTCGGACATAAATGGTGTCTCCTGTGAAAATCTCGATGTCTCGCACTACACACTGCATGGTCTGATTACAACCTACACCAGCTGCGTAATTTTGCAACAAAGACCGCTTGTTACCAGTTTTTAGCGCGGCGTGGCCAATCACTTTGAGCCGGTCGTGGCCATAATGCGCGAATTTTTCCTTGTATCACGCCTCGTTCTATTCCCTACTTCATGGGCATGATATACGCCGAAAACCAATCCGTCACCAAGCGCCTACCCGCGGGATGACACCAGCACCAGGAAAGGCAAAAAAGCTGGCGCTGGATAACCGGTCAAGACGCTGATAGTGCTTCCAAAACGGCACAAACGGCACAAACGCGCTCCAAGGAGTTTTCATGGGCCCACAGTATTGGCATTGGTTGGTATTCGGCATGGTCCTGATCATCGCCGAGGTCTTCATCCCCAGCTTCACCATTTTCTGGTTCGGCCTTGGCGCGGCCTTGGTGGGCGGGTTGCTCTGGATTCTGCCCGGCCTGACCCTGACCGCGCAGCTTTTGCTCTGGGCCTTGTTTTCGGCCCTGCTCACCGCCTTTTGGTTCGTGGTCATGAAACCGCGCATGGTGGACAAAACCCGGGCCGGCATGTCGCGGGAGGCCCTGCTGGGCGAGACCGGACAGGTCATCCGCGCCCCGAACGGAGAACTGCGCGGCATGGTGCGTTTTTCCAAGCCCCTGCTCGGTTCGGACGAATGGTCCTTCATCTGCGACGAGCCGGTCCACATTGGAGATCGCGTGCAAATCCGGGATGTTTCCGGCAACACTTT containing:
- a CDS encoding anti-sigma factor antagonist; protein product: MSEIQQEGNAIIVRPGQDIVSTMVPGFKQELADVLAREPREIRLDMAGVEMMDSIGIGLLIAIHNSMRKNGGKLVVLNSTDNISKLFRSMRLDQHFQMSE
- a CDS encoding hybrid sensor histidine kinase/response regulator encodes the protein MMMDDETLQMYVEEASEHLGDIENDLLTIEQAGADIDEELVNKVFRAAHSIKGGAGFLGLTKIKDLGHKIENVLDMIRNRELVPEPEVVNIVLLAFDKLRDMILNVAESNDAFIDDHITALTGVTSANLRPAEKSSVDRTVDIRTTSGRTVFTVPEFDLLQNRKGGKNLYLLEFDLIHDVHGKNKNPLELLRNMEASGVVLDLKVDMDAVGTLEDGIFSNRIPFFVLFGSIIEEDIMPALIDLDSEFITPLRIDPPTAIDVEDAPDFARELLASTPEAPNEDRTDALVSELLSGVAMTATETPPAGDANVGRSEPIAASGSKPEPTPEPRPKAVTPRKSEPGDDDVSPKVETKAAKTSLSQPETLRVHVSLLEDLMNLAGELVLSRNQLMQAISSNAIHQIEVAGQRIDLVTSELQETIMLTRMQTVGNIFNKFPRVVRDLARNLGKEIDLQLEGNDVELDKTIIEGLGDPLTHLVRNSADHGIELPDVRAAAGKPSTGTIILKAYHEAGQVIIEIVDDGQGLNTDKIVDKALSKGLITQDQAKGMTDKDRANLIFLPGLSTADKVTDVSGRGVGMDVVKSNLDQLGGQVDIETARGKGTTIRIKLPLTLAIIPSLLVSVSEERFAIPQVNVDELLRIPVAQIRERLEMVGDAEVLLLRGELIPLVYLTKVLGLGVESGSTSELVSRYLREDIASDQIEGGLADVNLVVVSAGQFRYGLVVDQLHDSVEIVVKPLGRHFKDCQGYAGATIMGDGHVALILDVAGLGRLGDLSATATRERAVQVPKDAETTATQDKHSLFMFRNTPHEHCAVPLDLVARVELIDAQEIEEVGGRRVIKYRGGTLPVFSLDQATNVAMLELTGELVVIVFVMAGHEIGLLATPPVDAVEVRVSIDTFTLKQPGISGSAVINGSTTLIVDIFELIETVQPEWFATRGGIEIPDDAGDVGVPHLLLVEDSDFFRNQVKKFIEDDGYTVEVAADGVLAWEMLDADPDRFDLIVTDIEMPNMDGFELSRLVRQDGRFVHTPIVALTSLAGDEDVAKGKAVGIDEYQIKLDKERLLQTIYDCLQRYAS
- a CDS encoding chemotaxis response regulator protein-glutamate methylesterase — translated: MNLRVLVVDDTIMYRKVVGDILAAIPGVDVVGTANNGKIALSRMATLKPDLITLDVEMPIMNGLETLEAMQKEYPDIGVIMLSTLTKRGSDITMKALELGAFDFIAKPDAEAKQENVQYLRNALLPRIKAFEKRLELKTLLRQRSRVAATAPPVKPAPAIAPSRRTGKSKAVAIGISTGGPNALATMLPKLPRLGVPIFVVQHMPPLFTKSLAESLNAKCQYEVCEAEHNEAVLPDVIYIAPGGKQMKVASGVGGNKIIQITDDPPENNCKPAADYMFRSVAREYGALSTGVIMTGMGGDGALGLRVLKSFGAVTIGQDEESCVVYGMPKTAIEAGVVDVISPLGMIASEIVRTVR
- a CDS encoding NfeD family protein, whose protein sequence is MGPQYWHWLVFGMVLIIAEVFIPSFTIFWFGLGAALVGGLLWILPGLTLTAQLLLWALFSALLTAFWFVVMKPRMVDKTRAGMSREALLGETGQVIRAPNGELRGMVRFSKPLLGSDEWSFICDEPVHIGDRVQIRDVSGNTLVVAPKPNK
- a CDS encoding purine-binding chemotaxis protein CheW, with the translated sequence MKPNATDKKGPVQLSCFFVGSALCGIDINVIQEMNKQMEMTKVPQAPEYVLGIMNLRGRIVTIIDLGRKLGLAPSKMTENSRIIIVNSRDENIGLLVDRITDVVTAKWEEVEPTPSNIKGVKGKYFQGVFKAAKDLVAILDVEEVLADDSL